One genomic region from Lysobacterales bacterium encodes:
- a CDS encoding NAD-dependent epimerase/dehydratase family protein, with translation MSAARLGAKLMKGRRVLLAGFGDLAQRLTPRLLARGDTVFGLRRSECEVPAGLTLLRADLLSPHSLRELPDRLDAVICTLTPDSRDQAGYRRAYIEAPLNLVEALGLGCPRWLFASSTAVYGGDDGRLIDDDTPAQPDSFNGHVLLEAEQALAARVPSLLALRFSGIYGPGRRMMLRRAATETVARPHWSNRIHVEDAAAAIEFCLDRPELTGAIIVSDGCPTREDELLGWLAAGLGRAPPHLAPGQESGRRILPKRLIGAGFLPQFSDFRLGYSSLLHETD, from the coding sequence GTGAGCGCCGCGCGTCTCGGTGCCAAGCTGATGAAGGGACGGCGCGTCCTGTTGGCGGGCTTCGGCGATCTGGCGCAGCGGCTTACGCCCCGCCTGCTTGCGCGCGGCGATACCGTGTTTGGCCTGCGTCGCTCCGAGTGCGAGGTGCCCGCAGGCCTCACCCTGCTGCGCGCAGACCTGCTCTCACCCCACAGCCTGCGTGAGCTGCCGGACAGGCTGGACGCCGTGATCTGTACCCTCACCCCGGACAGCCGCGACCAGGCTGGCTATCGCCGTGCCTATATCGAGGCGCCGCTCAATCTGGTCGAGGCGCTCGGACTTGGCTGTCCGCGCTGGCTGTTCGCCTCCAGCACGGCGGTGTATGGCGGCGACGACGGCCGCCTGATCGACGACGACACGCCGGCGCAGCCCGACAGTTTCAATGGACACGTGCTGCTGGAGGCCGAGCAGGCGCTGGCAGCGCGCGTGCCCTCCCTGCTGGCGCTGCGCTTCAGCGGCATCTACGGTCCGGGTCGTCGGATGATGCTGCGCCGCGCCGCCACCGAGACGGTGGCCCGGCCGCACTGGAGCAATCGAATCCACGTCGAAGATGCGGCTGCGGCGATCGAGTTCTGCCTGGATCGTCCCGAATTGACCGGTGCCATCATCGTCAGCGATGGCTGTCCTACGCGCGAGGATGAGCTGCTGGGCTGGTTGGCGGCGGGCCTGGGTCGGGCGCCTCCGCATCTCGCGCCTGGGCAGGAAAGTGGTCGCCGAATCCTCCCGAAGCGCCTTATCGGGGCCGGTTTCCTCCCGCAATTCAGTGACTTCCGTCTGGGCTATTCGTCACTGCTGCATGAGACGGATTGA
- the xrtH gene encoding exosortase H: MLRFFLIFMGLLITLFAARISTYGTKYVTEPFTGVLADISAHLIMMFDPNVHAEGVIIQSTTNGFAVAIAPGCDGIEAVIILISALIAFPSPWKHKLIGAVIGFFCIQALNLVRIISLFYMGQWSQVAFDWFHLYLWQALIVLDALAVWLIWLRYLPKAPRRPPPAAGPGEPAAA; encoded by the coding sequence ATGCTGCGCTTCTTCCTCATTTTCATGGGCCTGCTGATCACGCTGTTCGCCGCGCGCATCAGTACCTACGGCACCAAATACGTCACCGAGCCCTTCACCGGCGTGCTGGCCGACATCAGCGCTCATCTGATCATGATGTTCGACCCGAACGTGCATGCCGAAGGGGTGATCATCCAGAGCACGACGAACGGATTCGCGGTCGCGATCGCACCAGGCTGCGACGGCATCGAGGCGGTGATCATCCTGATCTCCGCGCTGATCGCTTTCCCGTCGCCCTGGAAGCACAAGCTGATCGGCGCGGTGATCGGATTCTTCTGCATCCAGGCCTTGAACCTGGTGCGCATCATCAGCCTGTTCTACATGGGGCAGTGGAGCCAGGTCGCTTTCGACTGGTTCCACCTGTACCTGTGGCAGGCCTTGATTGTGCTGGATGCGCTCGCGGTCTGGCTGATCTGGCTGCGCTATCTGCCGAAGGCGCCGCGCCGGCCGCCGCCTGCCGCGGGTCCGGGGGAGCCGGCAGCGGCGTGA
- the ahpC gene encoding peroxiredoxin gives MSLINTPIQPFKAQAFHNGKFIEVTDASLKGKWSVLIFMPAAFTFNCPTEVEDAAENYAEFQKAGAEVYIVTTDTHFSHKVWHETSPAVGKAKFPLVGDPTHQLTRAFGVHIEAEGLALRGTFIINPEGVIKTAEVHSNEIARDVSETLRKLKAAQYTAANPGQVCPAKWKEGAKTLAPSLDLVGKI, from the coding sequence ATGTCGCTCATCAACACTCCGATCCAGCCCTTCAAGGCGCAGGCCTTCCACAACGGCAAGTTCATCGAAGTCACCGACGCGAGCCTCAAGGGCAAGTGGTCGGTCCTGATCTTCATGCCGGCCGCCTTCACCTTCAACTGCCCGACCGAGGTCGAGGACGCCGCCGAGAACTACGCCGAGTTCCAGAAGGCTGGCGCCGAGGTCTACATCGTCACCACCGACACCCATTTCTCGCACAAGGTGTGGCACGAAACCTCGCCGGCGGTGGGCAAGGCGAAGTTCCCGCTGGTGGGTGACCCGACCCACCAGCTGACGCGCGCCTTTGGCGTGCATATCGAAGCGGAGGGCCTGGCCCTGCGCGGCACCTTCATCATCAACCCGGAAGGCGTCATCAAGACAGCCGAAGTGCACAGCAACGAGATCGCCCGCGACGTCTCCGAGACCCTGCGCAAGCTGAAGGCCGCGCAGTACACCGCCGCCAACCCCGGCCAGGTCTGCCCGGCCAAGTGGAAGGAAGGCGCCAAGACCCTGGCTCCGTCGCTGGATCTGGTCGGCAAGATCTAA
- a CDS encoding response regulator transcription factor: MVEDDPDQAALYGFWLEQAGFTVRHYEDAGDFRRRLGVESVDLLLLDWNLPDESGLDILTWLRRDGHTRLPVIFLTARNDEADVVAGLRAGADDYLSKPPRQGELLARVDAMLRRVGLGQDAASVEELPPYVIDYSRRRISMNGRDISLTEREFDLAAFLFRRRGRVVSREALLEGVWNIRSDVATRTVDTHISRLRKKLELAGEHGWRLNAVYQHGYRLEAG, from the coding sequence CTGGTCGAGGACGACCCGGATCAGGCGGCACTGTATGGGTTCTGGCTTGAGCAGGCCGGATTCACCGTGCGCCACTACGAGGATGCGGGCGATTTCCGCCGCCGCCTTGGCGTGGAGTCGGTGGATCTGCTGCTGCTCGACTGGAACCTGCCGGATGAGAGCGGTCTGGACATCCTCACCTGGCTGCGTCGCGATGGCCATACGCGTTTGCCGGTGATCTTCCTCACCGCGCGCAACGACGAGGCCGATGTGGTGGCCGGGCTGCGTGCCGGCGCCGACGACTATTTGTCGAAGCCGCCGCGCCAAGGTGAGCTGCTGGCCCGTGTTGATGCCATGTTGCGGCGCGTCGGGCTCGGTCAGGATGCAGCCAGCGTCGAGGAGTTGCCGCCCTATGTCATCGATTACAGCCGTCGTCGCATCAGCATGAATGGCCGCGACATCAGCCTGACCGAGCGCGAGTTCGATCTGGCGGCCTTCCTGTTCCGGCGCCGCGGGCGCGTGGTCAGCCGCGAGGCTCTGTTGGAAGGCGTGTGGAACATTCGTAGCGATGTCGCCACCCGCACGGTGGATACCCACATCAGCCGGCTTCGCAAGAAGCTGGAGCTCGCCGGAGAGCACGGTTGGCGGCTGAATGCGGTCTACCAGCACGGCTATCGCCTCGAAGCCGGCTGA
- the ahpF gene encoding alkyl hydroperoxide reductase subunit F, translating to MLDATLKTQLAAYLEKLQLPIELNAALDDSESSQELRALIDDIAALSNKIAVGTLVAERVPSFEIRRAGTDIAVGFAGLPMGHEFTSLVLALLQVGGHPSREDADVIEQARALGGSYVFETYFSLSCQNCPDVVQALNLLAVLNPGVKHVAIDGALFQDEVEQRQVMAVPSVYLNGQPWASGRMTLSEVLAKLDTGAVARAAEKIAAKEAFDMLVVGGGPAGASAAIYAARKGIRTGLVAERFGGQVADTLGIENFISVNHTEGPKLVAQMEQHVKDYEVDVMPLQRAAELLPAGADGLVEIKLESGASLKARSVVLSTGARWRQMGVPGEEQYRNKGVAYCPHCDGPLFRGKRVAVIGGGNSGVEAAIDLAGIVSHVTLIEFDTKLRADEVLQRKLRSLPNVEILVNAQTTEVLGDGQKVTGLNWRDRGSLEIQPIELEGIFVQIGLLPNTEWLKGTLALSARGEVEIDAHGKTSLPGVYAAGDCTTVPYKQIIIAMGAGATAALGAFDHLMRASAPAEQAKAA from the coding sequence ATGCTCGACGCCACCCTCAAGACACAGCTCGCCGCCTACCTCGAGAAGCTGCAGCTGCCGATCGAACTGAATGCGGCACTCGACGACAGCGAGTCCTCGCAGGAGCTGCGCGCCCTGATCGACGACATCGCCGCGCTGTCCAACAAGATCGCGGTCGGCACGCTGGTCGCCGAGCGCGTGCCCTCGTTCGAGATCCGCCGCGCGGGCACCGATATCGCGGTCGGCTTCGCGGGCCTGCCGATGGGCCACGAGTTCACCTCATTGGTGCTTGCTCTGCTGCAGGTCGGCGGGCACCCGTCGCGCGAGGACGCAGACGTCATCGAGCAGGCACGTGCGCTCGGTGGGAGCTACGTGTTCGAGACCTACTTCTCGTTGTCCTGCCAGAACTGTCCGGATGTCGTTCAGGCCTTGAACCTGCTGGCCGTGCTGAATCCCGGCGTGAAGCACGTCGCCATCGACGGCGCACTGTTCCAGGACGAAGTCGAGCAGCGCCAGGTGATGGCGGTGCCGAGTGTCTACTTGAACGGTCAGCCCTGGGCCAGCGGCCGCATGACGCTGTCTGAGGTTCTGGCCAAACTGGACACGGGCGCGGTGGCTCGCGCGGCGGAGAAAATCGCCGCCAAGGAGGCCTTTGACATGCTGGTGGTCGGTGGCGGCCCGGCCGGCGCTTCGGCCGCGATCTACGCCGCCCGCAAGGGAATCCGTACGGGGCTGGTGGCCGAGCGTTTCGGTGGCCAGGTTGCTGACACCCTGGGCATCGAGAACTTCATCTCGGTCAACCACACCGAAGGCCCCAAGCTGGTTGCGCAGATGGAGCAGCACGTCAAGGACTACGAGGTCGACGTGATGCCGCTGCAGCGCGCCGCTGAACTGTTGCCCGCCGGCGCTGACGGCCTGGTCGAGATCAAGCTGGAAAGCGGAGCATCGCTGAAGGCCCGCAGCGTGGTGCTGTCGACCGGCGCACGCTGGCGGCAGATGGGCGTGCCTGGCGAAGAGCAGTACCGCAACAAGGGTGTCGCCTACTGCCCGCACTGCGACGGCCCGCTGTTCCGCGGCAAGCGGGTGGCGGTGATCGGCGGCGGCAACTCGGGCGTTGAGGCGGCGATCGATCTGGCCGGCATCGTCAGCCATGTCACCCTGATCGAATTCGACACCAAGCTGCGCGCCGACGAGGTGCTGCAGCGCAAGCTGCGCAGCCTGCCGAACGTAGAAATCCTGGTGAACGCGCAGACTACCGAGGTGCTGGGCGATGGCCAGAAAGTCACCGGCCTGAACTGGCGGGACCGCGGCAGCCTGGAGATCCAGCCCATCGAGCTGGAAGGCATCTTCGTGCAGATCGGCCTGCTGCCCAACACAGAGTGGCTCAAGGGCACTCTCGCCCTGTCCGCCCGCGGCGAGGTCGAGATCGACGCTCACGGCAAGACCTCGCTGCCGGGCGTGTATGCGGCCGGCGACTGCACCACCGTGCCCTACAAGCAGATCATTATCGCCATGGGCGCAGGCGCCACCGCTGCACTCGGGGCCTTCGACCATCTGATGCGCGCCAGCGCGCCGGCGGAGCAGGCCAAGGCCGCCTGA